The sequence GTCTTCGGAGCTGGCCGAGAATTCCATCGCGACCACCGCTTCGGCGATCAGCTCGGAGGCGAACGGGCCGACGATGTGGACGCCGAGGATGCGGTCGGTCTTCTTGTCGGCCAGCATCTTGACGAAGCCCTTGGCCTCGCCGAGCGCCAGCGCGCGGCCGTTGGCCGAGAACAGGAACTGGCCCTTCTTGTATTCGACGCCCTCGGCCTTGAGCTGCTGCTCGGTCTTGCCGACCCAGGCGATCTCGGGGCTGGTGTAGATCACCCACGGGATCACGCCGAAGTCGATGTGCGGATGCTGGCCGGCGATGCGCTCGGCCACCGCCACGCCTTCTTCGCTGGCCTTGTGCGCCAGCATCGGGCCGCGCACCACGTCGCCGATGGCCCAGACGTTGGGCAGGCTGGTGCGGCAGTCGTCGTCGACCTCGACCTGGCCGCGCTCGGTCAGCTTGAGGCCGACCGCGTCGGCATTGAGGCCGGCGGTGTTGGGCACGCGGCCGATCGAGACGATCAGCTTGTCGAACACCATCTTCTGTTCGGCGCCGGCGGCGTCGACGTAGTTGACGGTCACGTCCTTCTTGCCGGCCTTGATCTCGCCGATCTTCACACCGGTGCTGATGACGAGGCCGGTTTCCTTGGTCAGGAACTTGAGCGCTTCGCGGGCGACCTGGTCGTCGGCGGCGCCGAGGAAGGTCGGCATCGCCTCGAGCACGGTCACTTCGCTGCCGAGGCGCTTCCACACCGAACCCATTTCCAGGCCGATCACGCCGGCGCCGATCACGCCGAGGCGCTTGGGCACGGCCGGGATGGCCAGCGCGCCTTCGTTGTCGAGCACCAGCTTGTTGTCGATGGTCACGCCGGGCAGCTGGCGCACGCTCGAGCCGGTCGCCACGATCACATGGGTCGCCTCGATCTCCTCGACCTTGCCGTCGGCCAGCTTGGCCTCGAGCAGCCACTTGTCGCCGTTCCTGGCCTTGAAGCTGCCGGTGCCGTGGAACGGGGTCACCTTGTTCTTGCGGAACAGGAAGGCGATGCCGCCGGTGTTCTTGGCGATGATCTCTTCCTTGCGCTTGAGCATCTGCGCCACGTCGATCTTGACCGTGCCGGTGCTGATGCCGTGGTCGGCGAAGCTGTGGGCGGCGTGGTGGAAGTTCTCGGACGACTGCAGCAGCGCCTTGGACGGGATGCAGCCGACGTTAAGGCAGGTGCCGCCGAGGCTCTGCTTGCCTTCGGCGTTGGAGGTGGCGTCGATGCAGGCGGTCTTGAAGCCGAGCTGGGCGGCGCGGATCGCCGCGACGTAGCCACCGGGGCCGCCGCCGATCACGACGACGTCGAATTGTTGGGACATGGGCGAAAACCTTGTGAGGGGTGAGGCGTTAGGTGCGAGGTGTGCTCGCTCGCACCGGTCTGGTCATGGCTCGAAGGGTCGGGGCGAAGAGCGGACAACACCTCACTCCTCACCCCTCACGCCTTACAGATCCAGCAGCAACCGCGCCGGATCCTCGATCGCTTCCTTGATCGCGACCAGGCTCAGCACCGCTTCGCGGCCGTCGATGATGCGGTGGTCGTAGGACTGCGCCAGGTACATCATCGGACGCACCACCACTTCGCCGTTCTCGACCACGGCGCGGTCCTTGGTGGCGTGCATGCCGAGGATGGCCGACTGCGGCGGGTTGATGATCGGGGTCGACATCATCGAGCCGAAGGTGCCGCCGTTGGAGATGGTGTAGGTGCCGCCGCTCAGCTCTTCGATGGTCAGCTTGCCTTCCTGGGCGCGCTTGCCGAAGTCGGCGATCTGCTTCTCGATCTGGGCCAGGCTCAGCTGGTCGGCATTGCGGATCACCGGCACCACCAGGCCGCGCGGGCTGCCCACCGCCACGCCGATGTCGTAGTAGCCGTGGTAGACGATGTCGTTGCCGTCGACCGAGGCGTTGACGATCGGGAACTTGCGCAGCGCATGCACCACGGCCTTCACGAAGAAGCCCATGAAGCCCAGCTTGATGCCGTGTTCCTTCTCGAAGCGGTCCTTGTAGCGGTTGCGCAGGTCCATCACCGGCTTCATGTTCACTTCGTTGAAGGTGGTGAGGATGGCGGCGGTCGATTGCGATTCGACCAGGCGCTCGGCCACGCGCTGGCGCAGGCGCGACATCGGCACGCGCTGCTCGGCGCGGTCGCCGCCGGCGACCGTCACGGCCGGGGCCGGCGCAGCCTTCGGCGCGGGAGCCGGGGCCGGCGCGGGTGCGGCGGCCGGCTTGGCGGCGGCCGCCACCACGTCTTCCTTGAGCACGCGGCCGTCGCGGCCGGTGCCTTGCACCTTGTCGGTGTCGACGCCGAGGTCGGCGGCGGCCTTCTTGGCGGCCGGCATCACGGCGGTGCCGAAGCCGATGGCGTTCTCGGGCACGCCGGCGGCCGCGGCGGCGGCGGCCACGCGGCTCGGTTCCTGCGCGATCGGCGCGGCGGCCGGCGCCGCGGCGGCACCGGCGCCGGCCTTCGCCTCGGTGTCGATGGTGGCGATCACTTCATTGCTGACCACGGTGCTGCCGTCGCCCTTGACCAGGTTGACGATCACGCCGGCCTGCGGCGCGGGCAGCTCGAGCACCACCTTGTCGGTTTCCAGGTCGATCAGGTTCTCGTCGCGCTCGACGTATTCGCCGACCTTCTTCTTCCAGCTCACCAGGGTGGCTTCCGAGACGGACTCGGGCAGTTGGGGGACTTTGACTTCGATCAGCATGTTGTCGGCTCCATGCGTTGGGCAGTGGGGATAAGGCGAAAGGCCGCGCGAAGGCGGCCGTCGGTTCCGGGTTTACTTGGTCAGCGTCATCGCTTCGTCGAGGAAGGCCTTGAGCTGGGCGGTGTGCTTGCTCATGTAGCCGACCGCCGGCGAGGCCGACGACGGCCGGCCCGCGTAGGCCAGCGTCTGCTTGGGCGACATGCAGGCCTCGAGGCGATGGCGGATCTGGTGCCAGGCGCCCTGGTTGCGCGGCTCTTCCTGCACCCAGGTGATCTCCTTGGCCGCCGCGTACTTGCCGAGCTCGGCCTTGAGCTCGTCGGTCGGGAAGGGATAGAGCTGCTCGACGCGGACGATGGCGATGTCGCGGGCCTCGCGCTCCTTGCGGGCGTTGTAGAGGTCGTAGAACACCTGGCCGGCGCAGACCAGCACGCGCTTGACCTTCTTGGCGTCCGGCTGGTCCGGGTCGCCGATCACCGGGCGGAAGCCGCCCTGGGTGAAGGCGTCGAGGTTGCTCATCGAGTCCTTGTAGCGCAGCAGGCGCTTGGACATGAAGATGATCAGCGGCTTGCGGTACGGCCGCAGCTGCTGGCGGCGCAGCACGTGGAACATCTGGGCGGCTTCGGACGGCATCACGATCTGCACGTTGTGCTCGGCGCACATCTGCAGGTAGCGCTCCAGGCGCGCCGAGCTGTGCTCCGGGCCCTGGCCGTCGTAGCCGTGCGGCAGCAGCATGGTCAGGCCGCAGAAACGGCCCCACTTGGTCTCGCCCGAGGTGATGAACTGGTCGATCACCACCTGCGCGCCGTTGGCGAAGTCGCCGAACTGGGCTTCCCAGATGGTCAGCTCGTCGGGCGCCGAGGAGCTGTAGCCGTATTCGAAGGCCAGCACCGCTTCCTCGTTGAGGATCGAGTCGATCACCAGGAAGTGGCCCTGGTTGTCGCTGAGGTTGCGCAGCGGCACGCAGGCGCCGGCATCCCACTTCTCGCGGTTCTGGTCGTGCAGCACCGCGTGGCGGTGGCTGAAGGTGCCGCGGCCCGAGTCCTCGCCCGAGATGCGGACGCCGTAGCCCTTCTCCAGCAGCGAACCGTAGGCCAGCGTCTCGGCCATGCCCCAGTCGACGTTCTGCTTGCCGGCGCCCATGTCGCGGCGGGCGGCCAGCACCTTCTCGACGGTCGGATGCAGCTTGAAACCGTCCGGCACGCGGGTGACCTTCTCGGTCAGCCGGCCGATCTCGGCGGCCGACAGCGTGGTGTCGGTCGGGTGCGCCCAGTGGGTGCCCTTGTAGGCGCCGAAGTCGATGGCGAAGCTGCGCTTGAAGTCGGTCAGCGTGGTCTGCTCGACGTGCTCGCCCTTGTCCAGCGCGGCGCGGTATTCCTTGATCAGCGCGTCGGCGGCCTCGGCGCTCAAGAGGCCCTCGGTGACCAGGCGGTCGGCGTACAGCTTGCGGGTGCCGGGGTGCTTGGCGATCTTCTTGTACATCATCGGCTGGGTCAGCATCGGGTCGTCGCCCTCGTTGTGACCAAGCTTGCGGAAGCAGACCAGGTCGATCACCACGTCGCGGCGGAACTCGCGGCGGTAGTCGAGCGCGGCCTGCACCACGAAGCAGACCGCTTCCGGATCGTCGCTGTTCACGTGGAAGATCGGCGCCTCGATCATCTTGGCGATGTCGGTGCAGTACAGCGAGGAACGCGTGTCGCGCGTGTCGCTGGTGGTGAAGCCGATCTGGTTGTTGATGACGATGTGCATGGTGCCGCCGACGCCGTAGCCACGGGTCTGCGACAGGTTGAAGGTGCCCTGGTTGGTCCCGAGGCCGATGAAGGCCGAGTCGCCGTGCAAGAGCACCGGCATCACCTGGTCGCCGGTACGGTCGCCGCGGCGCTGCTGGCGCGCGCGGGCCGAGCCGACCACCACCGGGTTGACGATCTCGAGGTGGGACGGATTGAACGCCAGCGAGACGTGGATCGCGCCGCCCGGGGTCGGGATGTCGGAGCTGAAGCCCATGTGGTACTTCACGTCGCCCGACGGCAGGTCGTAGCTGTACTTGCCTTCGAATTCGGAGAACAGGTCGCGCGGCTGCTTGCCGAGCGTATTGACCAGCACGTTGAGGCGGCCGCGGTGGGCCATGCCGATCACCATCTCCTGCACGCCGGTCTCGCCGGCGCCCTGCACCAGGTGGTCCATCGCCGCGATCAGGCTCTCGCCGCCTTCGAGCGAGAAGCGCTTCTGGCCGACGTACTTGGTGTGCAGGTAGCGCTCGAGCGTCTCGGCGGCGGTGATCTGCTTGAGGATGCGCAGCTTCTTGTCGCGGCCGAAGCTCGGCGTCGAGCGCGCGTCCTCGAAGCGCTTCTGGATCCAGTGCTTCTGCGCCGAGTTGGTGATGTGCATGTACTCGAGGCCGATGCTGCCGCAGTAGGTCTGCTTGAGCCGGGCCAGGATGTTGGCCAGCGAATCGCGCTCGGGGCCGACCAGGCTGCCGCAGTCGAAGGTCAGCGCCATGTCGGCGTCGGTCAGGCCGTGGCTGGCCGGGTCGAGCTCGGGCATGGCCTGGGCGTCGAGCCGCTTGAGCGGATCGAGCGTGGCATAGCGCGAGCCGAGCACGCGGTAGGCCGAGATCAGCTTGAGCACGGCGACCTGCTTCTTCACCGTCTCGGTCTGCGCCGCGGCGCTGATGCCGCCGGCGCGCGGCTGCTTGGCGAGCTCGACGAACGATTGCTCGATGGCGGCGCGCGGGATGTCGCGGTCGCTGTTGCCGGGCAGTTGCTGCAGCTTGTCGAAATAGTCGCGCCACTCCTGCGCCACGGATTGCGGATCGGCGAGGTATTGCTCGTACAGCTCCTCGATGAACGGCGCGTTTCCGCCGAACAGGTGAGATTGAGCCTGGAATGCTTGCATCATGATGGGTTGGCCTTTGGCGTTTTTGCTTTTCGCTTGGGCGAGACGATTTCGACGGTCAGGTTGGAACGGGAATGCGGATGCGCAAAGGCGCGCCCGGCCGGAACCGGGCGCGCCGCAGGGCGATTACTTGCGCTGGTCGACCGGCACGTAGTCGCGGCGCGGCGAACCGGTGTACAGCTGGCGCGGACGGCCGATCTTCATCGACGGATCGGCGATCATCTCGTTCCAGTGCGAGATCCAGCCGACGGTGCGGGCCAGCGCGAAGATCGGGGTGAACATCGACACCGGGATGCCGATCGCCGACAGCACGATGCCCGAGTAGAAGTCGACGTTCGGGTACAGCTTGCGTTCGATGAAGTACGGGTCTTCCAGCGCGATCTTCTCCAGCTCCATGGCGAGCTTGAGCTTGGGATCGTTGTGCAGGCCGAGCTCGTTCAGGACTTCGTCGCAGGTGCGCTTCATGATGGCGGCGCGCGGGTCCATGTTCTTGTACACGCGGTGGCCGAAGCCCATCAGCTTGTAGCGCTTGTCCTTCACGCCCTGCATGAACTCGGGCACCTTCGACACGTCGCCGATCTCGTCCAGCATCTTCAGCACGGCCTCGTTGGCGCCGCCGTGCGACGGGCCCCACAGGCAGGCGATGCCGGCGGCGATGCAGGCGAACGGGTTGGCGCCCGACGAGCCCGACAGGCGCACCGTCGAGGTCGAGGCGTTCTGCTCGTGGTCGGCGTGCAGCGTGAAGATGCGGTCGAGCGCGCGCGCGGTGACCGGGTTCACCTTGTATTCCTCGACCGGGGTCGAGAACATCATGTGCAGGAAGTTCTCGGCGTAGGTCAGGCCGGCCTTCGGGTAGGACAGCGGCAGGCCCTTGTTGTAGCGGTAGGCCTGGGCGGCGATCGTCGGCACCTTGGCGATCAGG is a genomic window of Chitinimonas koreensis containing:
- the odhB gene encoding 2-oxoglutarate dehydrogenase complex dihydrolipoyllysine-residue succinyltransferase, whose translation is MLIEVKVPQLPESVSEATLVSWKKKVGEYVERDENLIDLETDKVVLELPAPQAGVIVNLVKGDGSTVVSNEVIATIDTEAKAGAGAAAAPAAAPIAQEPSRVAAAAAAAGVPENAIGFGTAVMPAAKKAAADLGVDTDKVQGTGRDGRVLKEDVVAAAAKPAAAPAPAPAPAPKAAPAPAVTVAGGDRAEQRVPMSRLRQRVAERLVESQSTAAILTTFNEVNMKPVMDLRNRYKDRFEKEHGIKLGFMGFFVKAVVHALRKFPIVNASVDGNDIVYHGYYDIGVAVGSPRGLVVPVIRNADQLSLAQIEKQIADFGKRAQEGKLTIEELSGGTYTISNGGTFGSMMSTPIINPPQSAILGMHATKDRAVVENGEVVVRPMMYLAQSYDHRIIDGREAVLSLVAIKEAIEDPARLLLDL
- a CDS encoding 2-oxoglutarate dehydrogenase E1 component, with the translated sequence MMQAFQAQSHLFGGNAPFIEELYEQYLADPQSVAQEWRDYFDKLQQLPGNSDRDIPRAAIEQSFVELAKQPRAGGISAAAQTETVKKQVAVLKLISAYRVLGSRYATLDPLKRLDAQAMPELDPASHGLTDADMALTFDCGSLVGPERDSLANILARLKQTYCGSIGLEYMHITNSAQKHWIQKRFEDARSTPSFGRDKKLRILKQITAAETLERYLHTKYVGQKRFSLEGGESLIAAMDHLVQGAGETGVQEMVIGMAHRGRLNVLVNTLGKQPRDLFSEFEGKYSYDLPSGDVKYHMGFSSDIPTPGGAIHVSLAFNPSHLEIVNPVVVGSARARQQRRGDRTGDQVMPVLLHGDSAFIGLGTNQGTFNLSQTRGYGVGGTMHIVINNQIGFTTSDTRDTRSSLYCTDIAKMIEAPIFHVNSDDPEAVCFVVQAALDYRREFRRDVVIDLVCFRKLGHNEGDDPMLTQPMMYKKIAKHPGTRKLYADRLVTEGLLSAEAADALIKEYRAALDKGEHVEQTTLTDFKRSFAIDFGAYKGTHWAHPTDTTLSAAEIGRLTEKVTRVPDGFKLHPTVEKVLAARRDMGAGKQNVDWGMAETLAYGSLLEKGYGVRISGEDSGRGTFSHRHAVLHDQNREKWDAGACVPLRNLSDNQGHFLVIDSILNEEAVLAFEYGYSSSAPDELTIWEAQFGDFANGAQVVIDQFITSGETKWGRFCGLTMLLPHGYDGQGPEHSSARLERYLQMCAEHNVQIVMPSEAAQMFHVLRRQQLRPYRKPLIIFMSKRLLRYKDSMSNLDAFTQGGFRPVIGDPDQPDAKKVKRVLVCAGQVFYDLYNARKEREARDIAIVRVEQLYPFPTDELKAELGKYAAAKEITWVQEEPRNQGAWHQIRHRLEACMSPKQTLAYAGRPSSASPAVGYMSKHTAQLKAFLDEAMTLTK
- the gltA gene encoding citrate synthase; amino-acid sequence: MSKVTLSYNDGQNSIDLPVLSGTLGPDVVDIRAFGKTGMFTHDPGFLSTSSCESKITFIDGDLGQLYYRGYPIEQLAENSDYLEVCYLLLNGELPTAEQKKHFDYTVMRHNMLHDQIHNFFRGFRRDAHPMAVMVGVVGALSAFYHDSLDINDPRHREVAAFRLIAKVPTIAAQAYRYNKGLPLSYPKAGLTYAENFLHMMFSTPVEEYKVNPVTARALDRIFTLHADHEQNASTSTVRLSGSSGANPFACIAAGIACLWGPSHGGANEAVLKMLDEIGDVSKVPEFMQGVKDKRYKLMGFGHRVYKNMDPRAAIMKRTCDEVLNELGLHNDPKLKLAMELEKIALEDPYFIERKLYPNVDFYSGIVLSAIGIPVSMFTPIFALARTVGWISHWNEMIADPSMKIGRPRQLYTGSPRRDYVPVDQRK
- the lpdA gene encoding dihydrolipoyl dehydrogenase; protein product: MSQQFDVVVIGGGPGGYVAAIRAAQLGFKTACIDATSNAEGKQSLGGTCLNVGCIPSKALLQSSENFHHAAHSFADHGISTGTVKIDVAQMLKRKEEIIAKNTGGIAFLFRKNKVTPFHGTGSFKARNGDKWLLEAKLADGKVEEIEATHVIVATGSSVRQLPGVTIDNKLVLDNEGALAIPAVPKRLGVIGAGVIGLEMGSVWKRLGSEVTVLEAMPTFLGAADDQVAREALKFLTKETGLVISTGVKIGEIKAGKKDVTVNYVDAAGAEQKMVFDKLIVSIGRVPNTAGLNADAVGLKLTERGQVEVDDDCRTSLPNVWAIGDVVRGPMLAHKASEEGVAVAERIAGQHPHIDFGVIPWVIYTSPEIAWVGKTEQQLKAEGVEYKKGQFLFSANGRALALGEAKGFVKMLADKKTDRILGVHIVGPFASELIAEAVVAMEFSASSEDIARIVHAHPSLSEALHEAALGCDGRTLHS